In a single window of the Sulfuricaulis sp. genome:
- the prfB gene encoding peptide chain release factor 2 (programmed frameshift), with protein MEDLNPLFNKLRDLHDRSQVLRGYLDFDTKQERLTEVQRELEQPELWNKPQRAQELGRERAKLESEVGTLTRLHTELAHSRELLELARDEGDADVATSVAGDLEKLEKELADLEFRRMFSGEMDANNAFLDVQSGSGGTEAQDWANMLLRMYLMWGDRRGFKTEVLEISEAEVAGIKSATVKFSGPYAYGYLRTETGVHRLVRKSPFDSGNRRHTSFASVFAYPEVEENVEVAINPADLRIDTYRASGAGGQHVNRTDSAIRITHIPTGIVVQCQSDRSQHRNRAAAMAMLKSKMFERELQARNKEKQKLEDSKSDIEWGHQIRSYVLDQSRVKDLRTGVESGNPEAVLNGDLDKFIDASLKSGLTES; from the exons ATGGAAGACCTCAACCCGCTGTTCAACAAGCTGCGCGATCTGCACGACCGGTCTCAGGTCTTACGGGGGTATCTT GACTTCGACACCAAGCAAGAGCGCCTGACGGAAGTCCAGCGCGAACTCGAGCAGCCCGAACTGTGGAATAAGCCCCAGCGTGCGCAGGAACTGGGCCGCGAACGCGCCAAACTCGAATCCGAAGTCGGCACACTCACGCGCCTGCACACCGAACTGGCCCATTCACGCGAATTGCTGGAGCTGGCGCGCGATGAAGGCGATGCCGACGTCGCCACCTCCGTGGCCGGCGACTTGGAGAAACTGGAAAAAGAGCTTGCCGATCTTGAGTTCCGGCGCATGTTCTCGGGTGAGATGGACGCCAACAACGCTTTCCTGGATGTCCAATCCGGTTCTGGCGGCACCGAGGCCCAAGACTGGGCCAACATGCTGCTGCGCATGTACCTGATGTGGGGTGACCGGCGCGGATTTAAAACCGAAGTTCTGGAGATCTCCGAGGCGGAGGTGGCCGGCATCAAGAGCGCCACGGTCAAATTCAGCGGCCCCTATGCCTATGGCTACCTGCGCACGGAAACCGGCGTGCATCGCCTGGTGCGTAAATCCCCGTTCGACTCCGGCAACCGCCGTCATACCTCATTCGCCTCGGTTTTTGCCTACCCGGAAGTCGAGGAAAACGTGGAGGTGGCCATCAACCCGGCCGATCTGCGTATCGACACCTACCGCGCCAGCGGCGCCGGCGGCCAGCACGTCAATCGCACCGATTCCGCGATTCGCATCACGCACATTCCGACCGGGATTGTGGTTCAATGCCAATCTGATCGCTCCCAGCACCGCAACCGGGCGGCGGCCATGGCGATGTTGAAATCCAAGATGTTTGAGCGCGAATTGCAGGCACGCAACAAGGAAAAGCAGAAGCTGGAAGACAGCAAGTCGGACATCGAGTGGGGTCACCAGATCCGGTCTTATGTGCTCGACCAGTCACGCGTGAAGGATTTGCGCACGGGCGTTGAGAGCGGCAATCCGGAGGCGGTATTGAATGGCGACCTCGACAAGTTTATTGATGCCAGCCTCAAAAGCGGGCTGACAGAAAGTTAA
- a CDS encoding DUF2065 domain-containing protein, producing the protein MWNELWIALALLLILEGVFPFLSPEMVRKALAAIHQLSDSQLRFAGLTSMLTGVLLLYIINR; encoded by the coding sequence ATGTGGAATGAACTGTGGATCGCACTGGCATTACTGCTGATACTGGAAGGCGTTTTTCCCTTTCTCAGCCCGGAAATGGTGCGCAAAGCCCTGGCGGCCATACACCAGCTGAGCGACTCGCAATTACGCTTCGCGGGTCTGACCAGCATGTTGACCGGCGTGTTATTGCTTTACATCATTAATCGCTAA
- the hflK gene encoding FtsH protease activity modulator HflK, with amino-acid sequence MAWNEPGKSGDKDPWGQRRKPGAGGPDIDRIVKDIQQKFAGLFGGLFGGGGGGGNTSGGGAHASGIGLGLIVAVAVVIWLVTGFYIVNQGERGVVLRFGQQSEITEAGLRWHLPFPVEKVEKVNVEKVSNIEIGYRSNPRSGGKSKVPKEALMLTEDENIIDIEFAVQYKIKDAADYLFNVRDVETTISQATESAVREVVGKSTLDFALTEGRDQVSRSARDLLQQILDRYKAGVHIVTVETQKAQPPDEVKSAFDDAVKAREDEQRLINEAEAYANDVIPRARGGAARLIQEAEGYKASVIARADGDARRFSQIANEYVKAPAVTRERLYLETMEQVLSNTTTIFIDQKAGNNLIYLPLDKLVPMGQATATVPFVPPLTEADATAAAAAKAGASNRGRADLRTRGATP; translated from the coding sequence GTGGCATGGAATGAACCTGGTAAGTCCGGGGACAAGGATCCTTGGGGTCAGCGCCGCAAGCCGGGTGCCGGCGGACCGGATATCGACCGCATCGTGAAGGACATCCAGCAGAAATTCGCTGGCTTGTTTGGTGGCCTGTTCGGCGGCGGCGGAGGTGGTGGTAATACCAGCGGTGGCGGGGCGCATGCCAGCGGTATCGGGCTGGGCTTGATCGTCGCGGTCGCGGTGGTCATCTGGCTGGTCACCGGTTTTTACATTGTCAATCAGGGCGAGCGTGGAGTCGTGCTGCGCTTCGGTCAACAGTCAGAGATTACCGAAGCCGGTTTGCGCTGGCATCTGCCGTTCCCGGTCGAGAAGGTCGAGAAGGTCAATGTGGAAAAGGTATCCAACATTGAGATCGGCTACCGCAGTAATCCACGCAGTGGCGGCAAGAGCAAGGTGCCGAAAGAGGCGCTGATGCTGACCGAGGACGAGAATATCATCGACATCGAATTCGCGGTGCAGTACAAGATCAAGGACGCTGCGGATTACCTTTTTAATGTTCGTGACGTCGAGACCACCATCTCCCAGGCGACCGAATCGGCGGTGCGCGAGGTGGTCGGCAAGAGCACGCTGGATTTTGCCCTGACCGAAGGGCGCGATCAGGTGTCTCGCAGTGCGCGTGACTTGTTGCAGCAAATTCTGGACCGGTACAAGGCCGGTGTACACATCGTCACGGTGGAAACCCAGAAGGCGCAACCGCCGGATGAAGTCAAATCGGCATTCGACGATGCCGTGAAGGCGCGCGAGGACGAGCAACGTCTGATCAACGAGGCCGAGGCCTATGCCAATGACGTCATCCCGCGTGCCCGTGGCGGAGCCGCGCGCCTGATACAGGAGGCCGAAGGCTACAAGGCGAGCGTGATTGCGCGCGCCGACGGCGATGCGCGCCGCTTCAGCCAGATTGCCAACGAATACGTGAAGGCGCCCGCCGTCACGCGCGAACGCCTGTACCTGGAAACCATGGAGCAGGTATTGTCCAACACGACCACGATTTTCATCGACCAGAAAGCCGGCAATAATTTGATATACCTGCCGCTCGACAAGCTCGTGCCGATGGGTCAGGCGACCGCCACGGTGCCGTTTGTCCCGCCGCTCACGGAGGCTGATGCGACAGCAGCCGCGGCGGCGAAAGCTGGCGCCTCCAACCGCGGCCGTGCCGATTTGCGCACGCGGGGGGCGACACCATGA
- the hflC gene encoding protease modulator HflC, producing MNQSKLLALLGIILLVSITAKSAVYSVDEREKVIIVRFGQVLRYDDAPGIHFKTPFLDEARYFDSRILTMDAEPQPFLTKEKKYVVVDSFVKWRIEDALKYFLTVGGQESDARRRLEQVVNSGLRDEFGKREVKKVISVDRHKIMEILTENTDREARKFGIVVVDVRIQRVDLPDEVSQSVYQRMKAERSRIANELRAQGAEAAEKIRANSERQREVLLAEAYGKAERVRGEGDAKATALYGQAYGRAPEFYSLYRSLGAYKESFRTKEDILIVDPSSDFFKYMKKPSR from the coding sequence ATGAACCAGTCCAAACTGCTCGCGTTACTCGGCATTATTCTGCTGGTGTCGATTACGGCGAAGTCCGCTGTTTATTCGGTGGACGAGCGTGAAAAAGTCATCATCGTGCGCTTCGGTCAGGTGCTGCGTTATGACGACGCCCCGGGGATACACTTCAAGACCCCGTTCCTCGATGAGGCGCGTTATTTCGACTCGCGCATACTGACCATGGACGCGGAACCGCAACCGTTCCTCACCAAGGAAAAGAAATACGTGGTGGTGGACTCGTTCGTCAAGTGGCGCATCGAGGATGCCCTCAAATACTTTCTCACGGTCGGCGGTCAGGAGTCGGACGCGCGCCGGCGTCTGGAGCAGGTTGTCAACAGCGGATTGCGCGATGAATTCGGCAAGCGCGAAGTGAAGAAAGTCATTTCCGTCGATCGCCACAAGATCATGGAGATACTGACTGAAAACACCGACCGCGAGGCGCGCAAATTCGGTATTGTGGTGGTGGACGTGCGCATTCAGCGCGTGGATCTGCCGGACGAGGTCAGCCAGTCGGTGTATCAGCGCATGAAGGCGGAACGCTCGCGCATCGCCAACGAATTGCGCGCGCAGGGCGCGGAGGCGGCGGAGAAGATTCGCGCCAATTCCGAGCGCCAGCGCGAGGTGCTGCTTGCCGAAGCCTACGGCAAGGCCGAGCGGGTTCGCGGCGAGGGCGATGCGAAGGCGACGGCGCTTTACGGCCAGGCCTACGGGCGCGCGCCGGAATTCTATTCGTTGTATCGCAGTCTCGGCGCCTACAAGGAAAGCTTCAGGACAAAAGAAGACATTCTGATCGTGGACCCGAGCTCGGATTTCTTCAAATACATGAAGAAACCCAGCCGCTAA
- a CDS encoding adenylosuccinate synthase: MAKNVVVVGAQWGDEGKGKIVDLLTDKAHAVVRFQGGHNAGHTLVINGKKTVLHLIPSGVLRDGVMCLIGNGVVLSVAALFEEMDELTRGGVDVAKRLRVSDSCPLILPHHVALDHAREKARGKAAIGTTGRGIGPAYEDKVARRGLRVGDVLDTKSFPDKLKGVMEYHNHALKNYYHYDTVDYQKTLDECLKLAERLRPLVADIPELLYEYGRDGKRVMFEGAQGVLLDIDHGTYPYVTSSNTCAGAASTGSGVGPGQLNYVLGITKAYTTRVGAGPFPTELHDAIGDRLGERGKEFGATTGRKRRCGWYDAVIMRRSNQLNGVTGLCVTKLDVLDGLDKILICTGYRYDGKTRKTPPSGADALAKCEPIYEEVPGWTESTLGVRSYDKLPVNAQKYLKKIEECTEARIDIISTGAERDDTIILRHPFE; the protein is encoded by the coding sequence ATGGCTAAGAACGTCGTCGTGGTCGGCGCCCAGTGGGGCGACGAAGGCAAGGGCAAGATCGTCGATTTGTTGACCGACAAGGCGCACGCGGTTGTGCGCTTCCAGGGTGGGCACAACGCCGGCCACACGCTGGTCATCAACGGCAAGAAAACGGTGTTGCATCTGATTCCGTCCGGTGTGTTGCGCGATGGTGTCATGTGCCTGATTGGCAATGGTGTGGTGCTGTCCGTGGCCGCGCTGTTCGAGGAGATGGACGAGCTCACACGCGGCGGCGTGGATGTCGCGAAACGCCTGCGCGTGAGCGATTCCTGCCCGTTGATCCTGCCGCATCATGTGGCGCTGGATCACGCGCGCGAAAAGGCGCGCGGCAAGGCCGCCATCGGCACCACCGGGCGCGGCATCGGCCCGGCCTACGAAGACAAGGTGGCGCGCCGCGGTCTGCGCGTGGGCGATGTGCTGGACACGAAATCTTTTCCCGACAAGCTCAAGGGTGTGATGGAGTATCACAATCACGCGCTCAAGAACTATTACCACTACGACACGGTGGATTACCAGAAAACGCTTGATGAGTGTTTAAAGCTGGCCGAGCGCCTGCGCCCGCTGGTAGCAGACATCCCCGAGCTGCTGTATGAATACGGGCGCGACGGCAAGCGTGTGATGTTCGAGGGCGCGCAGGGCGTGTTACTCGACATCGACCATGGCACTTATCCCTATGTCACGTCCTCCAATACCTGTGCCGGTGCGGCGTCCACGGGTAGCGGCGTCGGACCGGGACAGCTGAATTACGTGCTGGGCATCACCAAGGCCTACACTACGCGCGTGGGCGCGGGGCCGTTCCCGACTGAGCTGCATGATGCCATCGGTGACCGGCTCGGTGAGCGCGGCAAGGAGTTCGGTGCCACCACCGGACGCAAGCGCCGTTGCGGCTGGTATGACGCCGTGATAATGCGCCGCTCGAATCAGTTAAACGGCGTCACAGGGTTGTGCGTGACAAAACTGGACGTGCTCGACGGACTCGACAAGATTCTCATTTGCACGGGTTATCGTTACGATGGCAAGACGCGCAAAACGCCGCCGAGCGGTGCGGATGCGCTCGCAAAATGTGAACCGATTTACGAGGAAGTGCCGGGCTGGACCGAATCCACGCTGGGCGTGCGGAGTTACGACAAGTTGCCGGTAAACGCGCAGAAATATCTGAAGAAAATCGAGGAGTGCACCGAGGCGCGCATCGACATTATCTCCACCGGTGCCGAGCGCGATGACACCATTATTCTGCGGCATCCCTTTGAATAG
- the miaA gene encoding tRNA (adenosine(37)-N6)-dimethylallyltransferase MiaA codes for MADLPPAIFLMGPTAAGKTALALELHDAFPVEIISVDSSQVYRGMDIGTAKPTTVELARAPHRLIDIRDPMQAYSAAEFCADAAREMEAITHAGKMPLLVGGTMFYFHALEFGLSDLPSADAAIRERLSVEAAQQGWEELHSRLQSVDPQSAKRIHPNDAQRIQRALEIYELTGQSLTELASTRQDISLPYRLIKIALWPQDRKKLHARIEQRFHAMLEQGFLSEVEKLYARGDLQASMPSVRTVGYRQIWECLTGKINYSEMIEQALAATRQLAKRQITWLRSYPDTRVFDSSISVPVCESQDFLREMIRL; via the coding sequence ATGGCTGATCTTCCTCCCGCAATTTTTCTGATGGGCCCGACGGCGGCGGGCAAGACGGCGCTCGCGCTTGAGTTGCATGACGCGTTTCCGGTGGAAATCATCAGCGTCGATTCCTCGCAGGTGTATCGCGGCATGGATATCGGCACCGCAAAACCAACAACCGTGGAACTGGCGCGTGCGCCGCACCGTCTGATCGACATCCGCGATCCGATGCAAGCCTACTCGGCGGCGGAGTTTTGTGCCGATGCCGCGCGCGAGATGGAGGCCATCACGCACGCCGGTAAAATGCCGTTGTTGGTTGGCGGCACCATGTTCTATTTTCATGCGCTTGAATTTGGACTCTCCGATCTACCCTCAGCCGATGCCGCGATCCGTGAACGCTTGAGTGTCGAGGCCGCACAGCAAGGCTGGGAGGAACTGCATAGCAGGCTCCAGTCCGTCGATCCGCAATCAGCGAAGCGTATCCATCCGAACGATGCGCAGCGCATTCAGCGTGCGCTCGAAATTTACGAACTCACCGGCCAGTCATTGACTGAGTTAGCTTCCACCCGGCAGGATATTTCGCTGCCGTATCGCCTTATCAAAATCGCGCTTTGGCCTCAGGACAGAAAGAAACTTCACGCTCGTATCGAACAGCGTTTCCACGCCATGCTGGAGCAGGGATTTTTGTCAGAGGTTGAGAAACTTTATGCGCGCGGCGATCTCCAAGCCTCAATGCCATCGGTCCGTACCGTGGGTTACCGTCAGATATGGGAATGCTTGACCGGAAAGATCAACTATAGTGAAATGATTGAACAGGCACTGGCGGCGACGCGACAATTGGCCAAGCGCCAGATCACCTGGCTGCGCAGTTACCCGGATACACGCGTCTTTGACAGCAGTATTTCCGTCCCGGTATGTGAAAGTCAGGATTTTTTGAGGGAAATGATCCGTCTATAG
- a CDS encoding ATP phosphoribosyltransferase regulatory subunit: MSTKDRWLLPDGVEEILPVEARRVESLRRRLLDLFETWGYEFVMPPLIEYLESLLIGASRDLDLQTFKVTDHLTGRLMGVRPDMTPQAARIDAHYLKRGAPTRLCYMGSVLRTKPDGFGGSREPLQLGAELYGHAGPDADAEILGLMIESLRLAGIRDAHFDLGHVGVFRGLAAQAKLNVEQETELFEALQRKASNDVEALLAASDAPTASKRMLAGLLELSGGEEVLARARKQCRDAPKPVIRALDELQAVADRVAKRPGAPTLNFDLAELSGYHYYTGVVFSAFVPGYGQAIARGGRYDGIGQAFGRDRAATGFGADLRQWLRVSAATTPVLTGVLVSNSDDSALQAETSRLRAEGQRVVMRLSGDKSPASEFGCDRELVKKNGRWVIQSAK, encoded by the coding sequence ATGTCAACGAAAGACCGCTGGCTGTTGCCTGATGGTGTCGAAGAAATCCTCCCTGTCGAAGCGCGGCGCGTGGAGAGTCTGCGTCGCCGGCTGCTCGACCTGTTCGAGACCTGGGGTTATGAATTCGTGATGCCGCCGCTCATTGAGTATCTCGAATCGCTGTTGATCGGAGCGAGCCGCGACCTCGATCTGCAAACCTTCAAGGTCACGGATCACCTGACCGGACGTCTCATGGGCGTGCGTCCGGACATGACGCCGCAGGCGGCGCGCATCGATGCGCACTATCTCAAGCGCGGCGCGCCGACGCGTCTGTGCTACATGGGTTCGGTGTTGCGCACGAAACCGGACGGTTTCGGCGGTTCGCGCGAACCGCTGCAACTCGGCGCCGAGCTTTACGGTCACGCCGGTCCGGATGCCGACGCTGAAATACTGGGGCTCATGATCGAGTCGCTGCGATTGGCGGGCATCCGCGACGCGCATTTTGATCTCGGCCACGTCGGCGTGTTCCGCGGGCTGGCCGCGCAGGCAAAGTTGAATGTCGAACAGGAAACGGAATTATTCGAAGCGCTACAGCGCAAGGCGAGCAACGATGTCGAGGCCCTGCTGGCGGCCAGCGACGCACCGACGGCTTCGAAGCGCATGTTGGCGGGCCTGCTGGAGCTGAGCGGCGGCGAGGAAGTGCTGGCGCGCGCCCGCAAGCAGTGTCGTGACGCACCCAAGCCGGTGATTCGTGCGCTTGACGAGCTGCAGGCGGTGGCGGATCGGGTGGCGAAACGCCCTGGCGCGCCGACGCTGAATTTCGATCTGGCCGAGCTTTCCGGTTATCACTACTACACCGGTGTGGTGTTTTCCGCGTTTGTGCCCGGTTATGGGCAGGCGATTGCACGCGGGGGACGCTACGATGGCATTGGACAAGCCTTCGGTCGCGACCGCGCCGCCACCGGTTTCGGCGCGGATCTGCGCCAATGGCTGCGGGTCTCTGCCGCGACAACGCCGGTGCTCACCGGTGTTCTCGTGTCGAACAGCGACGATTCGGCGTTGCAGGCCGAGACCAGTCGCTTGCGCGCTGAGGGCCAGCGCGTGGTCATGCGACTCTCCGGAGACAAATCTCCTGCGTCCGAATTTGGTTGTGACCGTGAACTGGTCAAGAAAAATGGTCGCTGGGTAATTCAATCAGCTAAGTAA
- the lysS gene encoding lysine--tRNA ligase: protein MPDELDENQQIAQRRSKLAELRLQGMPFPNDFRRNVVAGELHAEYGEKDPAEIESRNVRVKVAGRMMTRRVMGKASFAHLQDMSGRIQIYVTRDVLGEPAYEEFKKWDIGDIIGAEGVMFKTKTGELSVKVDAVRLLAKALRPLPEKFHGLTDTETKYRQRYLDLIMNEVARKTFRTRTAIVRYIRNFLDSRGYLEVETPMMQVIPGGAAARPFVTHHHALDMGLYLRVAPELYLKRLIVGGFEKVYEVNRNFRNEGLSTRHNPEFTMLEFYQAFADYQDLMNLTEEMMRGLAKEVLESETITYQGEQYDFNKRFHRMTLKESILQFNSEVKESDLDSVDALRKIAARLEIPVKPGYGAGKLQLEIFEKTVEAKLKDPTFITSYPTEVSPLARRNDTDPTITDRFEFFVGGRELANGFSELNDAEDQAERFRKQVAEKEAGDEEAMHFDEDYIRALEHGMPPTAGEGIGIDRLVMLFTDSPSIRDVLLFPHMRPEGK, encoded by the coding sequence ATGCCTGACGAACTAGACGAGAATCAGCAAATCGCCCAGCGCCGTTCCAAGCTCGCCGAACTGCGCCTGCAGGGCATGCCTTTCCCGAATGATTTCCGGCGCAACGTCGTGGCTGGCGAACTGCATGCCGAGTACGGCGAGAAGGACCCGGCCGAGATCGAATCTCGCAATGTGAGGGTCAAGGTGGCCGGTCGCATGATGACCCGCCGGGTGATGGGCAAGGCCAGTTTCGCCCACCTGCAGGACATGTCGGGGCGCATCCAGATTTACGTCACGCGCGACGTCTTGGGCGAGCCGGCCTACGAGGAATTCAAGAAATGGGATATCGGCGACATTATTGGCGCCGAGGGGGTAATGTTCAAAACCAAGACCGGTGAGTTGTCGGTTAAGGTGGACGCGGTCCGCCTGCTGGCCAAAGCGCTGCGGCCATTGCCCGAGAAATTCCATGGACTGACGGACACCGAGACCAAATACCGCCAGCGTTACCTCGACCTCATCATGAACGAGGTGGCGCGCAAGACCTTCCGCACGCGCACCGCGATCGTGCGATATATAAGGAATTTCCTCGACAGTCGCGGCTATCTCGAGGTGGAGACCCCGATGATGCAGGTAATCCCGGGAGGCGCCGCCGCGCGTCCGTTTGTGACGCATCATCATGCGCTCGACATGGGGCTGTATCTGCGCGTGGCGCCGGAACTGTATCTCAAGCGCCTGATTGTCGGCGGCTTTGAGAAGGTCTATGAGGTCAACCGCAATTTCCGCAACGAGGGCTTGTCCACACGCCACAATCCGGAATTCACCATGCTCGAGTTTTATCAGGCCTTTGCCGATTATCAGGACCTGATGAATCTCACGGAAGAAATGATGCGCGGACTCGCCAAGGAGGTGCTGGAGAGCGAAACCATTACCTACCAGGGCGAGCAGTACGATTTCAATAAACGTTTTCACCGCATGACGTTGAAGGAATCCATCCTGCAATTCAATTCAGAGGTGAAGGAGTCGGATCTGGATTCGGTGGATGCCCTCCGCAAGATTGCCGCGCGGCTGGAAATTCCGGTGAAGCCGGGTTATGGCGCCGGCAAGCTGCAGCTGGAGATTTTCGAGAAAACGGTTGAAGCCAAACTGAAAGACCCGACTTTCATCACTTCCTATCCCACGGAAGTTTCACCATTGGCACGCCGCAACGACACAGATCCAACGATTACCGATCGGTTTGAGTTTTTTGTCGGTGGCCGCGAGCTTGCCAACGGTTTCTCCGAGCTGAACGACGCCGAGGATCAGGCTGAACGTTTCCGCAAGCAAGTCGCGGAGAAAGAAGCCGGCGACGAAGAGGCGATGCATTTTGACGAAGACTATATTCGTGCGTTGGAGCACGGCATGCCGCCGACGGCGGGTGAGGGCATCGGCATCGATCGTCTGGTGATGCTGTTCACCGATTCACCTTCGATCCGCGACGTGCTTTTATTTCCTCACATGAGACCAGAAGGAAAATAA
- the hflX gene encoding ribosome rescue GTPase HflX, with amino-acid sequence MIPPTARVLETNNSATTSASGTRRERALLVQLRLSGRFEPEVLEELRLLAVSAGADVCGAILGSRQVPDAAIFVGKGKAEEIREAVAREKADLVLVNHNLSPAQERNLEKIACCRVLDRTGLILDIFAQRAHSAEGKLQVELAQLEHMSTRLVRGWTHLGRQKGGIGLRGPGETQLEVDRRLIRERIKKLNERLKQVTVQRRSRRKARHKVPIPTVSLVGYTNAGKSSLFNRLTSSALYAADQLFATLDPTMRRIELPGKASVILGDTVGFIRHLPHDLVEAFKSTLEEVAEADVLLHVVDAANPERLEQIQQVNSVLAEIDAQSIPQIMVFNKIDLTGEAPRFERDANGHISRLWVSARTGDGMDLLLQGLSDHFRRHRQRYRFFLPPQAGRLRAVLYERFDVIRETVPDAGGWMLELALESAQLAWLRQQSDYHESYMVLETESVLAPTGS; translated from the coding sequence ATGATCCCGCCGACAGCAAGGGTCCTGGAAACGAATAATTCTGCCACGACATCTGCATCGGGGACGCGTCGAGAGCGCGCCCTGCTGGTGCAGTTGCGCCTGTCGGGACGGTTTGAACCGGAGGTGCTGGAGGAATTGCGCTTGCTGGCTGTATCGGCCGGCGCCGACGTCTGCGGTGCCATCCTCGGTAGCCGGCAGGTGCCGGATGCGGCGATCTTCGTGGGGAAGGGCAAGGCCGAGGAAATCCGCGAGGCCGTAGCGCGCGAAAAAGCCGACCTCGTGCTCGTTAACCACAATCTTTCACCCGCTCAGGAACGAAATCTCGAAAAGATCGCTTGTTGCCGCGTGTTGGACCGCACCGGCCTGATACTGGATATCTTTGCACAGCGTGCGCACTCCGCCGAAGGCAAGTTGCAGGTCGAGCTGGCTCAGCTTGAGCACATGTCCACGCGTCTCGTGCGCGGCTGGACTCACTTGGGGCGGCAAAAGGGCGGTATCGGCCTGCGCGGCCCTGGCGAGACGCAGCTGGAAGTGGACCGCCGCCTGATCCGCGAACGCATCAAGAAACTCAACGAACGACTGAAACAGGTGACCGTCCAGCGCCGCAGCCGGCGCAAGGCACGTCACAAGGTCCCCATTCCCACTGTGTCCTTGGTGGGCTACACCAATGCCGGCAAGTCATCGCTGTTCAACCGGTTGACTTCGTCCGCGTTGTACGCCGCCGATCAATTGTTCGCCACGCTCGATCCCACGATGCGGCGCATCGAGCTGCCGGGTAAGGCTTCGGTGATACTGGGGGATACCGTGGGCTTCATTCGACACTTGCCGCACGACCTGGTGGAGGCCTTCAAGTCGACGCTGGAGGAGGTGGCCGAGGCGGATGTGCTGTTGCATGTTGTCGATGCCGCCAATCCCGAACGGCTTGAGCAGATCCAGCAGGTGAATAGCGTGCTGGCGGAGATCGATGCGCAGTCCATTCCGCAGATCATGGTGTTCAACAAGATAGACTTGACCGGCGAGGCGCCACGCTTCGAGCGCGACGCCAATGGGCATATTTCGCGCCTCTGGGTGTCGGCGCGAACCGGCGACGGCATGGACCTGTTGTTGCAAGGGCTGTCGGATCACTTTCGTCGTCACCGGCAACGCTATCGGTTTTTTCTCCCCCCGCAGGCTGGTCGATTGCGCGCCGTCCTGTATGAACGCTTTGATGTAATCCGCGAAACGGTACCGGATGCCGGTGGCTGGATGCTGGAGCTGGCGCTGGAGTCCGCCCAGTTAGCGTGGTTGCGGCAACAGAGTGATTATCATGAGTCCTATATGGTATTAGAAACCGAATCCGTCCTTGCTCCCACCGGGTCCTGA
- the hfq gene encoding RNA chaperone Hfq has protein sequence MSQQKGQALQDPFLNVLRKEHVPVSIFLVNGIKLQGQIESFDQFVVLLKNSVSQMIYKHAISTVVPSRPVKFHIEGMDDPADSKGPGNE, from the coding sequence ATGAGCCAGCAAAAAGGGCAAGCATTACAAGACCCTTTCCTTAATGTGTTACGCAAGGAACATGTCCCCGTATCGATCTTTCTGGTCAACGGCATCAAATTGCAGGGACAGATCGAATCCTTCGATCAGTTTGTGGTACTGCTCAAGAATTCCGTGAGCCAGATGATTTACAAGCATGCCATCTCCACGGTGGTGCCCAGCCGCCCCGTGAAGTTTCATATTGAAGGCATGGATGATCCCGCCGACAGCAAGGGTCCTGGAAACGAATAA